In Monodelphis domestica isolate mMonDom1 chromosome 3, mMonDom1.pri, whole genome shotgun sequence, the following proteins share a genomic window:
- the SMIM15 gene encoding small integral membrane protein 15, translating to MIDVKAWAEYVVEWAAKDPYGFLTTVILALTPLFLASAVLSWKLAKMIEAREKEQKKKQRRQENIAKAKRLKKD from the coding sequence ATGATTGATGTAAAAGCCTGGGCAGAGTATGTTGTGGAGTGGGCTGCAAAGGATCCATATGGCTTCCTTACTACAGTGATTTTGGCTCTGACTCCACTTTTTCTAGCAAGTGCAGTACTGTCTTGGAAACTGGCAAAAATGATTGAGGCCAGAGAAAAGgagcagaagaagaaacagagacgTCAAGAAAACATTGCAAAAGCCAAACGGCTAAAGAAAGATTGA